From the genome of Gorilla gorilla gorilla isolate KB3781 chromosome 4, NHGRI_mGorGor1-v2.1_pri, whole genome shotgun sequence, one region includes:
- the CUEDC1 gene encoding CUE domain-containing protein 1 isoform X2: MTSLFRRSSSGSGSGNGGGGTAGARGGGGGTAAPQELNNSRPARQVRRLEFNQAMDDFKTMFPNMDYDIIECVLRANSGAVDATIDQLLQMNLEGGGGGGGVYEDSSDSEDSIPPEILERTLEPDSSDEEPPPVYSPPAYHMHVFDRPYPLAPPTPPPRIDALGSGAPTSQRRYRNWNPPLLGNLPDDFLRILPQQLDSIQGNAGGPKPGRGEGGPPAMAGPGPRDQESRWKQYLEDERIALFLQNEEFMKELQRNRDFLLALERDRLKYESQKSKSSSVAVGNDFGFPSPVPGTGDANPAVSEDALFRDKLKHMGKSTRRKLFELARAFSEKTKMRKSKRKHLLKHQSLGAAASTANLLDDVEGHACDEDCRGRRQEAPKVEEGLREGQ; the protein is encoded by the exons ATGACCAGCCTGTTCCGCCGGagcagcagcggcagcggcagcggcaaCGGCGGGGGTGGCACCGCCGGGGCGCGCGGGGGCGGGGGAGGCACGGCCGCCCCCCAGGAGCTCAACAACAGTCGGCCTGCCCGCCAGGTGCGCCGCCTGGAGTTCAACCAGGCCATGGACGACTTCAAGACCATGTTCCCCAACATGGATTACGACATCATCGAATGCGTGCTGCGCGCCAACAGCGGCGCTGTGGATGCCACCATAGACCAGCTGCTGcagatgaacctggagggcggtggcggcggtggcggcgTCTATGAGGACAGCTCCGACTCGGAGGACAGCATCCCCCCGGAG ATCTTGGAAAGGACTTTGGAACCCGATAGCTCGGATGAAGAGCCCCCGCCTGTGTACTCCCCGCCAGCCTACCACATGCACGTGTTCGACCGGCCCTACCCTTTGGCTCCCCCGACTCCGCCTCCCCG TATCGATGCGCTGGGCTCTGGAGCCCCTACAAGCCAGAGACGCTATCGGAACTGGAACCCACCACTGCTGGGCAACCTCCCGGATGACTTTCTCCGCATCCTGCCCCAGCAGCTGGACAGCATACAG GGTAACGCTGGGGGCCCCAagcctgggaggggagagggaggtccACCTGCCATGGCTGGGCCAGGGCCCCGAGACCAGGAGAGCCGCTGGAAGCAGTACCTGGAGGACGAGAGGATCGCGCTTTTCCTGCAGAACGAGGAGTTCATGAAGGAGCTGCAACGGAACCGCGACTTCCTCCTCGCTCTGGAGAGAG ATCGATTGAAATACGAATCCCAGAAATCTAAATCCAGCAGCGTGGCTGTCGGAAACGACTTTGGCTTTCCCTCTCCTGTCCCAG GAACTGGCGACGCCAACCCCGCTGTGTCTGAAGATGCCTTATTCAGGGACAAGCTGAAACACATGGGAAAGT CCACCCGGAGGAAACTGTTTGAACTTGCCCGAGCCTTCTCAGAGAAGACCAAAATGAGGAAGTCAAAGAGGAAACACTTGTTGAAGCATCAGTC GCTGGGGGCTGCCGCGTCAACAGCCAACCTCCTGGATGATGTGGAGGGCCACGCGTGTG ATGAAGACTGCCGGGGCAGGCGTCAGGAGGCACCCAAGGTGGAGGAAGGCCTGCGAGAAGGACAGTAA
- the CUEDC1 gene encoding CUE domain-containing protein 1 isoform X1, whose translation MTSLFRRSSSGSGSGNGGGGTAGARGGGGGTAAPQELNNSRPARQVRRLEFNQAMDDFKTMFPNMDYDIIECVLRANSGAVDATIDQLLQMNLEGGGGGGGVYEDSSDSEDSIPPEILERTLEPDSSDEEPPPVYSPPAYHMHVFDRPYPLAPPTPPPRIDALGSGAPTSQRRYRNWNPPLLGNLPDDFLRILPQQLDSIQGNAGGPKPGRGEGGPPAMAGPGPRDQESRWKQYLEDERIALFLQNEEFMKELQRNRDFLLALERDRLKYESQKSKSSSVAVGNDFGFPSPVPGTGDANPAVSEDALFRDKLKHMGKSTRRKLFELARAFSEKTKMRKSKRKHLLKHQSYPFQPGTGGGGGSQGPRSKTPVGLPAAVPSPGSGTGLCGLPFLLPSPP comes from the exons ATGACCAGCCTGTTCCGCCGGagcagcagcggcagcggcagcggcaaCGGCGGGGGTGGCACCGCCGGGGCGCGCGGGGGCGGGGGAGGCACGGCCGCCCCCCAGGAGCTCAACAACAGTCGGCCTGCCCGCCAGGTGCGCCGCCTGGAGTTCAACCAGGCCATGGACGACTTCAAGACCATGTTCCCCAACATGGATTACGACATCATCGAATGCGTGCTGCGCGCCAACAGCGGCGCTGTGGATGCCACCATAGACCAGCTGCTGcagatgaacctggagggcggtggcggcggtggcggcgTCTATGAGGACAGCTCCGACTCGGAGGACAGCATCCCCCCGGAG ATCTTGGAAAGGACTTTGGAACCCGATAGCTCGGATGAAGAGCCCCCGCCTGTGTACTCCCCGCCAGCCTACCACATGCACGTGTTCGACCGGCCCTACCCTTTGGCTCCCCCGACTCCGCCTCCCCG TATCGATGCGCTGGGCTCTGGAGCCCCTACAAGCCAGAGACGCTATCGGAACTGGAACCCACCACTGCTGGGCAACCTCCCGGATGACTTTCTCCGCATCCTGCCCCAGCAGCTGGACAGCATACAG GGTAACGCTGGGGGCCCCAagcctgggaggggagagggaggtccACCTGCCATGGCTGGGCCAGGGCCCCGAGACCAGGAGAGCCGCTGGAAGCAGTACCTGGAGGACGAGAGGATCGCGCTTTTCCTGCAGAACGAGGAGTTCATGAAGGAGCTGCAACGGAACCGCGACTTCCTCCTCGCTCTGGAGAGAG ATCGATTGAAATACGAATCCCAGAAATCTAAATCCAGCAGCGTGGCTGTCGGAAACGACTTTGGCTTTCCCTCTCCTGTCCCAG GAACTGGCGACGCCAACCCCGCTGTGTCTGAAGATGCCTTATTCAGGGACAAGCTGAAACACATGGGAAAGT CCACCCGGAGGAAACTGTTTGAACTTGCCCGAGCCTTCTCAGAGAAGACCAAAATGAGGAAGTCAAAGAGGAAACACTTGTTGAAGCATCAGTCGTATCCTTTCCAGCCTGGCACTGGTGGGGGTGGTGGAAGCCAAGGGCCACGGAGCAAGACCCCTGTTGGACTCCCTGCAGCTGTGCCCTCCCCTGGGAGTGGAACCGGGCTCTGtggccttcccttcctcctcccctctcctccatgA